The nucleotide window CGTCAAAAGAACTGGACAAACGCGCAACGTTCAGTATGTCTGCGGGTAATGGTATTAACATAAGCGCTAACTCTATTGGCGAATTTGCTGTAGCCGATGGAGCTTATAGTTATTTTGGTTTTTTACAAAATGGCAGAAATAATCCTATTACAAATTTGAACAAATATGATTTTGAGTCGAACTTTAAAACCAACAGCGTTTCAAATAAAATAAATTCGAATTTTAACATTTTAGGTGGAGGGAAATTTAATATCGGTAAAAACAGTCTTTCTCTTTTTGGTGTAGTTTCAAGCAATAGCGAATATTTTTATTCTGAAGGTTTTCTAGGTCAGGCAACATACTCAGGAGACTATACTCGCCGTAACGATGCAAATCGTTGGGATTACAAAGCGACACAGTCCTTTTTGGGAAATGCAAAATACAAATTCAATAACGGAAGCGTATCGTTTAATTCTCTTTATATTCACAACAACTCTCAATATGTAAACCGTTTACTTGGTTTTGACGATGATATCAACGGAAATATTGGTACTGAGGCAGCTGAAAAATCGTTAGTAATCCGTCAACAAAATAACGACAACAATCTCTTTTCAAACCAACTTTTGGCTGATTACAAATTTAGCGATAAAATTAGCGTCAACGTTGGAGGAGTTTATAGTAAACTAAGAGGTACAGAACCGGATCGAAAAATCAATACGTATGCTTACAATGATGTAACCCACACGTACAGTGCGGCTTCTGACTCTGCCGCACAAACCATGCGCTATTTTTCAACACTTGATGAAAATGATTCTAGTGCAAAAGGAGAAATAAACTATACCTTTAATCCACAATCAAATACTCCTGCTGTCTTGACTTTAGGAGGAAATTATCGTACCACTGACAGAACATTTAATTTTTCAGAACTATTGTACGATTTCAATTCTGGAGGACCGACTATGGATCCAAAAAACCCAGACTTGGTTCTTAATCAAGCGGGTATTGATTCAGGTGTTTTTCACCTTATTACCGGACGTGGAGGAGCAAACAACCCAAATGCACTTTCCCCTTTCTACTATCTTGCAAACCGCGATATTATAGCTGGTTATCTGCAACTGTTATATCCGTTTAGCGAAAAATTTACTGCACAAATAGGCGCAAGAACTGAGCAAATTAAGCAAAACATATATTGGGATACAAACCTTTCAAGTACTAACGACCTAACGACAAAACCTTCTAAAATTGACAAAAACTATATTTTGCCAAGTTTAAATTTAAAATACGCTATTAACGAGAAAAATGCAGTACGTTTTTCTGCAAGCGAGACTTACACTATGCCTCAGTTTAAAGAAATGGCGCAATTTTTATATTCTGATATAAATAGTAACGAATACGGTAATCCATACCTTGTTCCATCAACTGATTACAATGTTGATTGTAAATACGATTATTATTTATCTAAGAAAGAGCTTATTTCATTTGGCGGTTTCTACAAATACATTGATAACCCAATCAGCCGTACACAAATGAACTCACCTGCACTGGAATACTCGTATGTGAATACATCCAAAGCATTTGTACTTGGAGCAGAACTTGAAGTGCGTAAAACGCTATATAATTTTGATAACGAGATACGTGCAAAAGATTTCTCTTGGGGCTTTAATGCATCATATTTGTACAGTGAACAAACACAAAATAACCAAACAACCGGCGTTATTTCTACCAATTTCACACACGAAAAAGGTAAAATGCAAGGAGCATCACCTTTATTACTTAATACTGACTTGAGTTTTACTGCCAGCAATAAACAAACATCTTTTTTATCAACCCTAGTTTTTAATTACTTCTACGACAAAGTTTATACTGTTGGAACCAATGTTCGTGAAAATATTATAGAAAAAGCAGTTCCAACACTTGATTTTATAAATCATTTTGAATTAAAACAATACAAACTGGAAATTAATTTCGGGTTAAAAAACATGCTAAACCCAAAATTTTGGCTTACACAGCAAACTACTTCGACAGTTACTAATGAAACTAATGAAACGCTTATCAGCAGTTATAAAAAAGGACAAACCTTTGTTTTTGGTCTAAACTGGCAATTATAAAAAATCTTAACATAAATAAATTCTAAACCCAAAAATTAACATTAAAATGAACACAATGAACAAACTGAACAGAATGCTTATGGTTGCTATTTCAGCAACAATGATAGTTAGTTGTAATAATAGTGACGATCCCGCTACCCCTGTAGGAGCTCCAGACGGATTAATCACATCATTAACTGACCCAGATTACAACCCAAATTCTTTGAAAGGATCCGTTGCTGCCAACATTACTTTGCCAGCTGGTAACTACATTTTAGATGGTGCTTTGACTGTGTTAGATGGTTTCACGTTAACCCTACAACCTGGGGTTAAATTTACTGCAAACACTTCTGGTTCACAAGGAGGTACAAACGTACGTTTACAAGTAAATAAAGGTGCTAAACTTATGGCTGTTGGTACAGCAGCTCAACCAATTGTTTTTACATCTGACAGAAAACTTCCTGGTGACTGGGCTGGCGTATTCTTGTGTGGACAAGCAACACTTGTAGCTCCAAACGGCGCAAGAGATGGTAGTTATACACAAGCAACAGAAATTGGTGACACTTCTTATGGTGGAAATAATGATGCTGACTCATCAGGTCAATTACAATATGTAGAGATTGCTTACGCAGGTGCACGTATTAACGGCACAAAAGAAGGAAACAACCTTTCATTATATGCACAAGGTACAGGTACAATTCTTAAAAACCTTTGGTTACATGACGGTGCTGATGATAATATTGAATTCTTCGGTGGTACTGTAAATGTTGAAAATCTTTTAATTGTAAACTCTGCTGATGACACTTTTGACTGGTGTTTAGGTTGGAAAGGTACTGCAAAAAACATAATTGAAATCCGTGAGGCAGGATTTAATGATATCACTAACGGTTCTGGAATGATGGAAGGTGATGGTTTCTTCGCTGACCTTGGTTCAACTCCTGCTAATACAGCAAACTTGTCTAACCCAACTTTGACAAACTTTTCAATTGGTGTTTACAACGGAGCTGGTAAAGACTCTGGTGACGCAAATAACACTGCTTATAAACTTCGTGCTCTTGCACTTTATAGAACAGGTTGTAAAATTAGCTTAACAAATACAAAAGTAGTTTGGGGTGATACAGCAAACTTGCCTACAAATGGTTTGTTCAAATTTAACGACGCAACAGGTCCTGCTCTTGCTGCTAATGTTAACATTGATATTAACTATACAGGTCCAAATTTCATCGGCGCAACTGGTGTAACTACAACTGCTGGTAGTCCAACTCCTGGTGCAAACTTCAACGCTGTAGGTACACAAGGTGCTTCAGGTTATTACCCAGCTTATGTGCTTGGTGATTTTGCAAAACTTGTTTTCAACAACACTGCTGTTGTTGGTGCTGATAAATCTGTTTTCGCTTGGACAAGCTATGACTTCGCTACTAAAGCGCCTGGTCTATTCTAAAAAGTTCCTAAAACAAATTTAATATTAAACCCAAGAGATTTACAACAGGAGCCAATTTAACTTCTGGTTCATGGGCTACTGTTGACGGTTCTGCTTTAATAAAATAATCATTTTGAATTAGTTAAAATACCTCTCAAAATTTGAGAGGTATTTTTTTTTATGTATATTTACATTCAATTTTTAGATGCGAATGAAAAAAAACTACTTTTATATTATTCTCTTATTGGTCATTTTCTTTACTACTAGTGCAACAGCACAAGACAGTAAACAATCGCCAAAACTACAAGAAGACACTTCTATAGAAGGGTTAAGTTTGTATCCAAACCCTGTAACTGGTGGTAAAGTCTATATTACTTCAAAAAACGACCTTGAAAAAGAAATCATCATTTTTAATGTTTTAGGTAAAAAAGTAATGCAAACTACCCTCAGCACACGAGAGCTTAACGTTTCGAATCTTTCTCCTGGTGTTTACATCATAAAGATAACTGAAGAAGAAGCGACAAGCAGCAGAAAACTAATTATCCAATAATTCTTCTTTAAAATTTCATAAAGTTCCAATTTAATTGGAATTTTTTTTATCCTTATTTTTTCAAAAACAAAATCATTATTTAACCGCAAAGAACACAAAGAAAGAGCAAGGAATGCAACACTTTGCGAACTTGGCGAAAATTCTTTGCACCCTTTGCGGTTAAATATTTGATTAACTAAAAATATAATACCTTTGCCCCTCAAAAAGAAAAAAATTGATTACAACCAGCGACATATTTACCATTTCAACCCAAAAGCAATTCGAAAAAATAGCTTTAAAAGTGTTCCGCTTTCAATATGAAAACAATTTAGTCTATCGGGAATTTTGTGATTTACTAAAGACAGACCCACAAAAAGTAAAGTCGCTGCATCAGATTCCGTTTTTACCAATACAATTTTTCAAAAGCCATAATGTTGTCTCCAACAACAATCCAATCCAAACCACTTTTACCAGCAGCGGAACAACAGGAACGATCACTAGCCGTCATTTAGTTACTGATGTAACACTTTATGAAGAAAGTTATCGAAAAGGCTTCTCACAATTTTACGGAAACATTGAAGATTATGTTATCCTGGCGCTACTTCCCTCTTATTTGGAAAGAGAAGGCTCATCCTTAATCCACATGGTTGATGATTTAATTCAATTGACCAATAATGATGACAGCGGATTTTACCTCAACAACCATAATGAACTGATTCAAAAATTAATTGAATTAGACGAAGCCGGGCAAAATGTTATTCTGATTGGAGTCACCTATGCTTTATTAGATTTAATCGAAAAAAGGACATTCCAACTGAAGCATACTATTATCATGGAAACAGGCGGAATGAAAGGCAAACGCAAAGAAATGATCCGTGAAGAATTGCACGAACAACTTTGCAACGGATTTGGGGTTTCTGCCATACATTCTGAATACGGCATGACCGAACTACTTTCTCAAGCTTATTCTTTAGGAAATGGCGTATTTGAATGCCCCTCTTGGATGCAAATACACATACGCGACACCGAAGATGCTTTAACTTACATAAACGGAGAAAAAACCGGAGGAATCAACGTTATTGATTTAGCCAACATCAATTCCTGTTCCTTTATTGCCACGCAGGATTTGGGCAAAAAATATCCCAACAACTCTTTCGAGGTATTGGGACGTTTTGACAACTCTGATATCAGAGGTTGTAATTTGATGGTTATCTAAAGATTTAATATGTTGTCTAAAAATTCAATGATTGTTTAAGTTTGTTCAAACTGAGACTGTAAAGTCAATTTTAAACTTTTAAACTTTTAAACTTTTAAACTTTTAAACTTTTAAACTTTTAAACTTTTAAACTTTTAAACTTTTAAACAACTCTTATCACAAAATAGTTTTTCTTACCGCTTTGTAACAACACAAATTGATTATTGATTAAATCTTTATCTGAAAGCACAAACGTTTCGTTTACTTTTTCTTTATTTACCGAAATAGAATTTGCTGTCAACGCTCTTCTTGCTTCACCATTCGATTTAAAGAATCCTGTTTTTTCGTTCAAAACTGAAACAATATCAATTCCAGCTTCAATATCAGCTCTTGAAATTTCAGCTTGAGGAACTCCGTCAAAAACTTCTAAGAAAGTAGTTTCATCCAATTGTTTTAAATCATCTGCAGAAGCATTTCCGAAAAGAATATTTGAAGCCTTAATTGCTTTCTCCAATTCTTCTTTTGAATGAACAAAAACCGTAATCTCTTCAGCTAATCTTCTTTGTAAAACTCTCAAATGCGGAGCCACTTTATGCTCTTCGATTAAAGCATCAATTGTTGCAGCATCTAAGAAAGTAAATATTTTGATGTATTTCTCAGCATCAACATCAGTTGTATTCAACCAAAATTGGTAAAATTTATATACAGAAGTTTTATCGGCAGTCAACCATACATTCCCACCTTCAGATTTCCCGAATTTAGAACCGTCAGCTTTAGTAATTAACGGACAAGTCATTGCAAAAGCTTTTGCTTCTTCACCTACATTCATTCTACGAACCAATTCAGTTCCCGTGGTAATATTCCCCCATTGATCTGAACCTCCCATTTGAAGCAAACAGTTGTATTCTTTATGCAAATGATAAAAATCGTATCCTTGTATCAATTGGTAAGTAAACTCCGTAAACGACATTCCCTCTCCTTCGCCAGAAAGTCTTTTCTTAACAGAATCCTTTGCCATCATATAATTCACCGTAATACGTTTACCTACATCACGGGCAAAATTGATAAATGACAATTCTTTCATCCAGTCGTAGTTGTTTACCAAAACCGGGGCATTTACGCTCGTATCTTTGAAATCCAAAAAGCGTGACAACACTCCTTTTATACCTTCAACGTTATTGCGCAAAGTAGCTTCGTCCAATAAATTTCTCTCATCCGATTTTCCGGAAGGATCACCAATCATCCCAGTTGCTCCACCTACCAAAGCAATTGGTTTGTGACCAAAATTCTTAAGGTGAACCAATAAAATAATTGGCACTAAACTACCGATATGCAATGAATCTGATGTTGGGTCAAATCCAATATAGGTAGTCGTCATTTCTTTTAAAAGTTGTTCTTCAGTTCCTGGCATGATATCGTGTACCAGACCACGCCACTGTAATTCTTCAACTAAATTCTTCATTTTTTTAAATAATTTGGCGCAAAGATAGCAATTCAATTATGAATTCTAAATTATCAATTATGAATTGGGGCAACAAAACCATACTTTTCAACTTAAGAACTCGGAATTTTTCAACAAAAATTTAGAAACTTAGAAACTTAGAAACTTTAAACTTACTACATTTGTAAATATGGTATTAGTCACAGGAGGAACAGGCTTAGTAGGCGCACATCTTTTAATTCACCTATTGGAAAAAGGCGAAAAAGTTCGTGCTATCTATAGAAATTCAGACAACATCCAAAAGACTAAAAACCTCTTTTCACTGTACAAAAAAGAAGCACTTTTCGATTCCGTTCAATGGATCCAAGGAGATATTTTGGAAATTCCTGCTCTTGAAAATACCTTTGAGGAAATAGACGAAGTATATCACTGCGCAGCAATGATTTCTTTTGACCCGAAAGAAGAAGAAACCGTTCGAAAAACCAATATCGAAGGAACTGCAAACATTGTCAATTTTTGCCTTGCCAAAAACATCAAAAAACTCTGCCATGTGAGTTCGATAGCCGCTCTTGGCGACCTTCCGGAACACGAATCCATCATTACCGAAGAAACCGAATGGAATCCTGAGAAACCACACAGTGATTACGCCATTTCAAAATATGGTGCCGAAATGGAAATATGGCGTGGCTTACAAGAAGGTCTCGAAGTGGTAATTGTAAATCCCGGTGTTATTATTGGACCCGGATTCTGGGATCAAGGAAGCGGCGAACTTTTTACTAGAGTTAAAAAAGGATTACCATTCTACACCAAAGGACTAACTGGTTTTGTCGCAGTTTTGGATGTTGTGACCATAATGCACCAACTGATGAAAAGTCCAATACACGGAGAACGTTATACATTAATAGGTCAAAATATCGTTTTTCAGGATTTATTAAACTCGATTGCCGAAGCTTTAAAAGTCAAAAAACCTCAATATCACGCAACTCCTTTTATGATGACTGTTTTATCAAAACTGGACTGGATTGCTTCGAATATTTTTCTACAAAAAAGACAACTCAGCCTCGCTTCTGCGAGATCATCTTACACTACCGATTTATATTCCAACGAAAAAATAAAAAACGCCCTGAATTTTACATTCATGGACGTTCATAGTTATATCAAAGAAATTACAAATTTGTAACTATTTCTTTTTTGGAGTTTCTTTAATTGACTTCTTTTTAGCTATGGAATCTTTTTCTTTTTTACTTTTCGGTTCCTTAACTGATTTCTTTTTAGCAACAGAATCCTTGCCTTTTTTAAGTTTCAGCTCCTTTTCTTTTTTAGCTTTTGCTATAGAATCCTTAACTTTTTTCTCCTTTGCCTTTTTTAGAGCAGCCGCTTTTTTCTCTTCTTTTTTGATCACCAATTCCAAAGTTTTCTTTTCCTTTTTCAATCGGTCACTAATATCATCGTACATTTTTTTGTACTCTCTATAATCGGCGGCATAATACGCACTGCTTTTTGCAAACTGAAGACTGTCAATTTTATATTTTTTATAAATATAGGTCTTCGGGTTAATACCGTTCTCGTACAAGGGATTTGGATTCTGATACTTCAAAGCTTCCAGAATTGACATATCATAAAGAATATCCCCCATTACTTTTTTGTCAATAAGATTATCTGGCTTTTCAACCAAATCTTTATTACAACTAACAAGCAACGCAGCAAAAACCAAGAGAGATATTATCTTTTTCATCAATGAATATATATTTTACCTATCAAACAATAATCTTTGACCGGCACGAATGTCTTTTACCTTGAAACCGGTATAAACCAACTTCCCGTTTACAAAAGTATGCGTAATCCTTGATTTAAAAGTATATCCTTCAAAAGGCGACCAACCGCATTTTGCAAGTATATTTTCCTTCTTAACACTCCATGGCAAACCAGAATTGATGACAACCAAATCAGCATAATAACCTTCTTTGATAAAACCTCTTTTTTCGATCTTGAAAATCTTGGCCGGATTGTGACACATCTTTTCAACGATTTTTTCAATGCTTATCTTTCCTTGATGGTGCGCTTCGAACATCGCCACCAAAGAATGTTGTACCAATGGCCCTCCTGATGGAGCTTGCAGGTATTTTTGTTTTTTCTCTTCCAATGTATGTGGCGCATGATCAGTAGCAACTACATCAATACGTCCGTCATTAAGTGCTTCCCACAATACTTTTCGGTCATTTTCAGTTTTTACGGCAGGATTCCATTTGATAAGGTTTCCTTTTTTCTCATAGTCATCATTGGTAAACCATAAATGATGCACACAAACTTCGGCTGTAATCTTTTTATCTTCAAGCGGAATTTTATTCGTAAACAACTCCATTTCCTTTGCAGTCGAAAGATGAAAAACATGCAATCTCGCTCCCGTTTTCTTAGCCAATGCAATTGCTTTTGACGAAGAAAGATAACAAGCCTCTTCACTACGGATAAGATGATGGGCAGTTACCGGCACATCTTCACCATATTCTTCTTTGAATTTCTCCAAATTGTTTTTGATTGTCATTTCATCTTCGCAATGAACAGCAATCAACATCGAAGTACAAGAAAATATTTTTTCTAGAACCGCTTCATTATCCACCAACATATTCCCTGTGGATGACCCCAAAAATATTTTAATCCCGGCAACATTCTTTGGATTTGTTTTCAATACTTCCTCCAAATTGTCATTGGTTGCCCCCATCATAAAAGAATAATTGGCAAATGATTTTTCGGCAGCAATTTGATATTTTTCCTCTAGAATTTCCTGAGTAACCGCATTAGGGACTGTATTTGGTTGCTCGATAAAAGAAGTAACCCCTCCCGCAACCGCAGCTCTGGATTCTGATTCAATATCTCCTTTATGAGTAAGTCCCGGCTCTCTAAAATGAACCTGATCATCGATAACTCCAGGTAAAAGATAATTTCCCTCTGCATCAATTATCATACAATCCGAAGACTTCAGGCTAATGTTGTCGGAAACCTCAACAATAAGGTCATTCTCCACCAACACATCTCCTTCAAAAATAACCCCTTCATTTACTATTTTAGCATTCTTAATTAAATATCTGTTCATAGTAGTTTTCTTTTACAAACTGTTAACCATTTTTTTTAATCGTAACATGATAACTCCAAATACGGCTTCTCTAATAATTGAATTGCTCATTTTGGATTGCCCTTTAGTTCTATCGGTAAAAATAATAGGCACTTCCGAAATGGCAAATTTTTTACAAAACGTGCGGTATTTCATCTCAATCTGAAAAGCATACCCAACAAATTTGATTTTGTCCAAATTAATTGCTTCAAGCACTCCCCTTTTATAACAAACAAAACCGGCGGTTGCATCATGAATTTTCATTCCGGTAATCATTCGAACATAAACCGAAGCAAAATAAGACAACAACACTCGGCTCAAAGGCCAGTTTACAACATTTACCCCAGTTACATATCGCGAACCAATTGCCAAATCAGCATCTCCAAAATGACAGGCATCGTATAATTTTTCTAAATCTGAAGGATTGTGCGAAAAATCGGCATCCATTTCAAAAATAAAATCATAATTATTTTGCAACGCCCATCTAAATCCATGAACATAAGCAGTCCCTAACCCCGATTTCTTGGCTCTTTTTTCCAAAAACAACCTACCATCAAACTCAGACTGAAGCATAGCTACTCTATCGGCAGTATGATCCGGGGAATTATCGTCAATAATTAAGACATGGAAAGGTTTGTGTTGAGAGAGCACTGCCCTAATGATGCTTTCAATGTTTTCAATTTCGTTATAGGTGGGAATTATAACAATGCAACTATTCATGTTTCGCTTAATTTCCGTGCAAAAATAACCTTTTTATGCCATTTGATAATAATAAAATTATAATAAATAATGTTATAAAAATTACTAATTTTGTCCTAATTATGACTGAACACGTACTTCATCCTAGAATAACAGACACAAACGACTGGGTAACCCTCGTTTTTATTTTGTCTTTTGGTATAGTTGCTTTAACCAAATCGGTCTATGAAAACCGCTTTGAAGATTTCACCAAGTTAATATTTTCAGACAAGTACGTAAGAATATACCGAGACAGTAGTCACTTGATGGGAATGTTTTCCATCTCGTTATTCTTCGTTCAGGTAATTTCCTTTTCATTTTTCATTCAAATTTTACTGGCCAATTTTGGTCATGGTTCAAAAACCGATTGGATCCTTTTTATCCAAATATTTACTTTTGTCGTTTACTTCATTTTATCGAAATTTTTAGTTGAAAAAATCATTGCGACCACATTCAAAATAGAAGAACTTGTAGAACAATTTAATCTACAGAAGGTTACATACCGTACTTATGTCGGTTTAGTATTACTTCCAATTGACATCATTTTATACTATTATGACACCATTCTAAAAAACATTCCGCTTACTATCCTTTATACCATCGTAGTTCTGAACGTTTTACTTTATATATACTCAATAAAAAACTACAGAAACGAAATTTTCGGTAAGTTGTTTTATTTTATTTTATATCTTTGCACTCTTGAAATAGCACCCTATTATTTTATGTATTATTGGTTTACAAAAGGTAGCGTTTAGAAATTTTTTTTAATATGAAAGTGAAAACAATTTTGGTGTCACAACCAGAACCTAAAGTAGAAAATTCTCCATACTTTGAGCTGCAACAAAAGCATAAAGTTAAAATTGATTTCAGACCTTTTATACACGTAGAAGGAGTAAGCGCAAAAGAGATTAGACTTCAGAAAATCGATCTTAATAACTACACTGCTATTATATTAACAAGTAAAAATGCTGTGGATCATTTTTTCAGAGTAGCTGATGAAATGCGTTATAAAGTTCCTGAAGGATTAAAGTATTTCTGCCAATCTGAAGCCATTGCATTTTACCTGCAAAAATATGTGGTGTACAGAAAACGTAAGATCTATGTTGGGCCAAAAGACTTTGCCGATTTATCGCCTTTAATCAAAAAATATAAAGACGAAAAGTTTTTATTGCCTGCATCTGACCAATTGAACGCTGATATTCCTGTAACGATGAACACCTTGAAAGTGGACTGGACTCCAGCTATTTTTTATAAAACCGTTATGAGTGACCTGTCCGATTTGGCCGATGTTTATTATGATGTATTGGCTTTCTTTAGCCCTACCGGAATTAAATCATTATACAAAAACTTTCCTGATTTTGAACAAAACAATACTCGCATAGCTGTTTTTGGCAGCACCACTCAAAAAGAAGCTTTGGATCACGGATTACGCGTGGACATTATGGCTCCAACTCCGGGAACGCCATCTATGACAATGGCTTTGGAAAAATACATTATTGAGGTCAACAAAGCAAAATAGACACATACAATATTCCAAATTTAAAATTCCAAATCCCAACTTTAATCTGTTGGAATTTGGAATTTTATTTTTTTACTATTTTGGATGCAACTCCAAAACCTAAACTTTTATACTTTTAGGCCACGAATGAATTAAACCTTTGGTCAAGAGAATAGTCTAAAATTTTCAACCTTTGACAAGCATCGAATAATAAAAGAAAAAAATCCAATAATTGCATATTAACAATAAAAACCAATAAACAACTACTACATGAAAAAACTCAAACTCGTCCTGCTCATCCTCCCTTTTTCTATTGTTTTAATGAATTGCAACTCCACCAAAAAAGGAGCAGAATACAAAGCTGTAGAGAAAAAAATAAGCTACAACAATGACATCAAACCAATTATTGCCAACAGTTGCACTCCCTGCCATATGCCACCTCAGGGAAGAAAAGAACCTTTTGAAAACTACGCTCAAGTAAAAGAACATATCGCCTCGATAATCGAACGCGTAAAACTACCGCAAGACAACCGTAAATTCATGCCTCCGGTAAACAAAAAACCCGCTCTAACAGAAGCAGAAGTTGCTGTTTTAGTAAAATGGCAAGAACAGGGCATGCAGGAATAAAACTTTCAATACTTCAATAAAAAAATCCGTCAAGTTGCAAAACGAAACGGATTTCTTTTTTTAATGGCAAAAATCTACCTTCTGTTATTGAAAATTGAAATATAATACAACAAAGTCGCAATAGAACCTAAAGCGGCAACAACATACGTTCTGGCAGCCCATTTCAAAGCATCTTTTGCTCCGGCTTGCTCTTCTCTTGTAAGCATTCTTTTGTTTTCCAACCAAGCCAAAGCCCTGTTGCTCGCATCATACTCCACCGGCAAAGTAACAATCGAAAATAAAGTCGTGGCGGCAAATATTACAATACCAACCAATAGTAACTGCGGAAAAGTACGCAGCATCAAGATTCCGGCCAATAAAATCCATTGCATATACGACGAAGCCACATTTACAATTGGCACTAACTGTGAGCGCAACGTCAGCCATTGATAACCTCGTGCGTGCTGTACCGCGTGACCACATTCGTGAGCAGCAACGGCTGCAGCAGCCGCATTACGTTGGTTGTAAACCGCCTCGCTCAGATTAACCGTTTTATCCGCCGGATTATAATGGTCAGTTAACTGACCCGGAGTCGAAATGACACGAACATCATAAATTCCGTTATCAGCAAGCATTTTCTCGGCGATTTCCGCACCCGACATACCATTTTGCAAATGCAATCTCGAGTAAAACTCAAATTTACTCTTTAGTGTAGAACTCACTAACCAACTTGCCAACATAATTCCGCCCGCAAGTATTAAATAACTCATTCCCATATTTTGATTTTTTGTTTTTAAATAAGCATCAAATTGTGAACCAAATTTAGAAAATGCCAATTTGACATCCGTTAAAAAATCTTTAAAATAGTAATTTCAAAATAGCAATCAATAAA belongs to Flavobacterium aquiphilum and includes:
- a CDS encoding dihydroorotase; translation: MNRYLIKNAKIVNEGVIFEGDVLVENDLIVEVSDNISLKSSDCMIIDAEGNYLLPGVIDDQVHFREPGLTHKGDIESESRAAVAGGVTSFIEQPNTVPNAVTQEILEEKYQIAAEKSFANYSFMMGATNDNLEEVLKTNPKNVAGIKIFLGSSTGNMLVDNEAVLEKIFSCTSMLIAVHCEDEMTIKNNLEKFKEEYGEDVPVTAHHLIRSEEACYLSSSKAIALAKKTGARLHVFHLSTAKEMELFTNKIPLEDKKITAEVCVHHLWFTNDDYEKKGNLIKWNPAVKTENDRKVLWEALNDGRIDVVATDHAPHTLEEKKQKYLQAPSGGPLVQHSLVAMFEAHHQGKISIEKIVEKMCHNPAKIFKIEKRGFIKEGYYADLVVINSGLPWSVKKENILAKCGWSPFEGYTFKSRITHTFVNGKLVYTGFKVKDIRAGQRLLFDR
- a CDS encoding polyprenol monophosphomannose synthase, with amino-acid sequence MNSCIVIIPTYNEIENIESIIRAVLSQHKPFHVLIIDDNSPDHTADRVAMLQSEFDGRLFLEKRAKKSGLGTAYVHGFRWALQNNYDFIFEMDADFSHNPSDLEKLYDACHFGDADLAIGSRYVTGVNVVNWPLSRVLLSYFASVYVRMITGMKIHDATAGFVCYKRGVLEAINLDKIKFVGYAFQIEMKYRTFCKKFAISEVPIIFTDRTKGQSKMSNSIIREAVFGVIMLRLKKMVNSL
- a CDS encoding DUF4271 domain-containing protein, translated to MPFDNNKIIINNVIKITNFVLIMTEHVLHPRITDTNDWVTLVFILSFGIVALTKSVYENRFEDFTKLIFSDKYVRIYRDSSHLMGMFSISLFFVQVISFSFFIQILLANFGHGSKTDWILFIQIFTFVVYFILSKFLVEKIIATTFKIEELVEQFNLQKVTYRTYVGLVLLPIDIILYYYDTILKNIPLTILYTIVVLNVLLYIYSIKNYRNEIFGKLFYFILYLCTLEIAPYYFMYYWFTKGSV
- a CDS encoding uroporphyrinogen-III synthase — protein: MKVKTILVSQPEPKVENSPYFELQQKHKVKIDFRPFIHVEGVSAKEIRLQKIDLNNYTAIILTSKNAVDHFFRVADEMRYKVPEGLKYFCQSEAIAFYLQKYVVYRKRKIYVGPKDFADLSPLIKKYKDEKFLLPASDQLNADIPVTMNTLKVDWTPAIFYKTVMSDLSDLADVYYDVLAFFSPTGIKSLYKNFPDFEQNNTRIAVFGSTTQKEALDHGLRVDIMAPTPGTPSMTMALEKYIIEVNKAK
- a CDS encoding zinc metallopeptidase, whose product is MGMSYLILAGGIMLASWLVSSTLKSKFEFYSRLHLQNGMSGAEIAEKMLADNGIYDVRVISTPGQLTDHYNPADKTVNLSEAVYNQRNAAAAAVAAHECGHAVQHARGYQWLTLRSQLVPIVNVASSYMQWILLAGILMLRTFPQLLLVGIVIFAATTLFSIVTLPVEYDASNRALAWLENKRMLTREEQAGAKDALKWAARTYVVAALGSIATLLYYISIFNNRR